Below is a genomic region from Deltaproteobacteria bacterium.
GAATATCGCAGAATCAAATGGCCGCTGGCATAAAGGCGAAAAACGCCAATTCTTTTGGATTGCACGTGGCTCGGTATTTGAGTGTGTGCCGATCATTCAAGTTTTGCATCGGAAAAAACTTATCGATGAAAAACAGTATGCCAGTTACTACGAACAACTCGATATCATCGCCAAAATGTTGACCAATTTGGTGAAATCGGTGGAAGACCTAAGGAAAGATCAATGATGATGGGGAAACAAAAATAGCTGATCTGTACGAGAAAATCGTACAGTTGAAAATGGAAGCACCGGACGGCAAGATGCGAGAAACAGATTGCGCCAATACTGAAGGTATCTTTTGTATCATCCAATCGAAACCTGAAAGTAACCGGCGCTCAAATTCGCGCCGGGCCCGCATTTTTTCCAGTTCAATCCGTCTATTTAATTTTTTACGATTCTTTGTCTCAAGACAGGAGAGCTTTAATATCCACATCGAGAGCTTTGGACAGGGCAATAAGGGTATTAACGGTCAGGTTCTTTTTTCCAGCCTCAAGGTATTGCCAATGACGGAGCGATAAGTCGTGGGATCGTTCCGCCGCCTGTTCTTGGGTAAATCCTTTTTCGGTTCTTATTTTTTGGATATTTCTGCCGATTCTTTTTGCCAATGTTTCCCATCGCATGGAACGATGGTGAACCATTTGATGATGAAATATAACGAATTATAGTTCGTAAATTTGATTGACTTTCTGTTGTCCCAAAGATAGCAAAAAGGCATGTTTTTCCAACTAGTCTTCTCTCTTAAGGAAATAGGTGAATTGGTGGAAGAACTGCAGTGCCTTTATGATGAAGTTGGGGATCAGAATAAATTCCAGAGAAAATACCCGTTCATTAACCGGTTTTTGGAATCCATGATTGCAACCAACCTGAATACCGCCAAGGTAAACCATGATACACGCTTGAAGGTGCAAGAGAAATATGATTAAGGATGATCAAATGCCCGTACACGAAAACAAACTGGCTGTCTTCAAAGGAAAGAACATCCGTCGAAACCTCCATAACGACGAATGGCACTTTTCGGTCATTGATGTGATGGCCGCCTTAACCGACAGCGAAAATCCACGCCGCTATTGGTCCGATCTTAAGCGTAAGCTATTGGAAGAAGAAGGTTTTTCTGAACTGTACGAGAAAATCGTACAGTTGAAGATGGAAGCACCGGACGGCAAGATGCGGGAAACAGACGCGGCAAGCGCTGAAACCCTCTTTCGCATCATCCAATCCATCCCCTCACCCAAGGCCGAACCCTTCAAACGCTGGCTCGCCAAGGTTGGTTACGAACGCGTGCAAGAAATTGAGAATCCTGAACTCGCCACGAAGCGCACCCGAATGCTCTACAAACTCAAGGGTTATCCCGATGACTGGATTGAAAAACGGATGCGCGGAATCGCCATTCGTGAAGAACTGACGGATGAATGGCAAAAACGCGGGGCGCAGGAACAAAAAGACTACGAAATTCTGACAGCAGAAGTTTCAAAGGCCACCTTTGGTGTCACTCCCTCTGAGTATAAAAACCTCAAAGGCCTTAAACGAGAGAACCTGCGTGACCACATGGACGATTTTGAACTCATTTTTACAATGTTGGGCGAACGTTCTACGACGGAAATTCACAAAAATGAAGACTCAAAAGGAATGCCCAAGCTCAAAAACGATGCTAAAGCAGGTGGTGAGATTGCGGGTGGCGCTCGCCGAGAATTAGAAAAGCGACTTGGGCGATCAGTTGTGTCCAAATCAAATTTTTTACCGAACAAGAAAACTCAAGAAGCTTTGAAGGGGAAATAAAATTTAGGCCACCAGAAGCGTCATTTCGGCACACGCGGTTCTAAAAGCGTCCAGTTGGGGGCACAGTTCAGTGTTTGA
It encodes:
- a CDS encoding Bro-N domain-containing protein, producing the protein MIKDDQMPVHENKLAVFKGKNIRRNLHNDEWHFSVIDVMAALTDSENPRRYWSDLKRKLLEEEGFSELYEKIVQLKMEAPDGKMRETDAASAETLFRIIQSIPSPKAEPFKRWLAKVGYERVQEIENPELATKRTRMLYKLKGYPDDWIEKRMRGIAIREELTDEWQKRGAQEQKDYEILTAEVSKATFGVTPSEYKNLKGLKRENLRDHMDDFELIFTMLGERSTTEIHKNEDSKGMPKLKNDAKAGGEIAGGARRELEKRLGRSVVSKSNFLPNKKTQEALKGK
- a CDS encoding four helix bundle protein, encoding MAFSFENLDVYQRALDWAEAVETLSTGLKGKVSFSLLDQLQRATLSIPLNIAESNGRWHKGEKRQFFWIARGSVFECVPIIQVLHRKKLIDEKQYASYYEQLDIIAKMLTNLVKSVEDLRKDQ
- a CDS encoding helix-turn-helix transcriptional regulator codes for the protein MVHHRSMRWETLAKRIGRNIQKIRTEKGFTQEQAAERSHDLSLRHWQYLEAGKKNLTVNTLIALSKALDVDIKALLS